The genomic DNA TGTACATTCGGGGGGGTTCTGAGAGACAATCCAAGCCTGAAATGTGGAGAACTTCACTTGAAGAAATATGAGACAAGGGACGAATCCACCAGGAGATTGAAGATCATCAACACTTGAAGAAATCTATTAAGACATCCATCTGAACATCCATCACTCATTCGGAATTTAATGATTGGGTCTTGTTCTTAAGACCTTATCCGTCGCCATGTGGGTCAACTTTGACCCTACTCCACTTCAAATCCAtttcttttttctcatttcttgTATACCAAAAATACTAAAAGACTATAGAATAATcgaaaatgtaaatattacaCATTTAGTTGGCCAAATACTTGAAGTATTGTAAACGGGAACAAAGGACACAGTGTTGCCACTTGCCAGCCTTTCCTGAGTGTCACCGAGCCCAACAAATAATCTTTGGTATGCACTTTTTTGTgcgtttttttttcttcctttctcgGTTCCTCCCTTATCAAAGCAAGGGGTGATTCTAAGAATCAAAGCTTATCTTTTCATTCAACTCATTCTCGAGACATTCCTTTACAACTTTCTCTCTTTCTATCTTCGGTGAGCCCACGACAAGTGAGTTATCAACTTATCGAAGATGGTGGAGAAGAACATGGTGAAGATTGCAATTCATAATTTCAAGATTCTAGATAAATCGAAGAAAATTAAGGGAGCGGAAAAAGAAGTTACAGCTCCGCAAAGAAAATCGAGCTCCAAATTTGACATCAATTCTTCTAATACAGAGTTTTAGAGTGTTAATGGGACCTAATTTTCATTTTGTAGCTTCTCATTTGATGTTCTAGAATCGTTTACTCATTAGAAACCATGCCATGACTTGTACTGGAATGTTTTTGTTGGGTTGTTTTCACCACGGATATGTGACCTTCGGGTAAATGTGGAATGATGAAATAAGTTATAtcttttcacaaaaaaaaatcccCTTTCATCTCAGCTATCCTAAGTTTCTGCTGCTATCAGAACACTGCTAACTCCAATCAGATTCTAAGAGTTATGATGTGTTTATACTGCAGAAGGTTTTGTTTAAAGATGGATGCTGGAGAAGCTGTCACTGTTCCTGAAAGCAATGAAACTGAACATCAAGTAGTGACACTGCAGGAAGAAATCTGTGATGTTATAAAGAACAATTCAACTACAATAGAAGGAGAAAACAGCATTGGAGTTTTAAAAGAGGCTGTGAATCATGTCACAACTGTTGTTGAAACGAAACAGAACGATAAAACAGCAATTGATGGGGTAGAAAAGCTTAAAGAAAGCTGTGAGAATGTAGAAGAAAAGGATGGACCAGATGGTAATATAGTTGCAACAATAGAAGATGCAAAAAGAGTTCCCAATAATGTCACAACTGCTGTCGAAGGGCAAGAAATTGACAAAACTGCAACAGATGTGGTAGACAAGCTTGAGGGAAACAGTAAGGAGGTGGAAGGAGTGAATGCAAATAATTCTGATGCAGGTCCAACAGAAGAAAAggcaaaatataataattctgAAGAAGTAGATGAGGTTGAAGACATGGACAATGATGAGGTTGAAGAGAATGAGGAGGTGGAAGGAGTGAATGCAAATAATTCTGATGTAGGCCCAACAGAAGAAGAGGCAAAATATAATAACTCTGAAGAAGTAGATGAGGTTGAAGAGAATGAGGAGGTGGAGGAGGGTAAACATGACGAAAATTCTACACAAATAAAGGACAAAGGAGAAACAGTATCTGGAGATGCTAACGAAGAAGATGTCAATGTAAATTCTGAAAAAAAGGTTGATGAGGAAAATACCATACTAGTTAAAAGGGATAAAGAATCAGTTGTAGTTGTTGGTAGTAAGATGGATGAAAAGCTGGGGGGAAATTGTAGAAAGAAGAATGAGAACAAGGGAACTAAAACTGGAAATAAACCCACTCTGAAGGCAAATCCTAAAACACCAGAATCTGGAAAGAAAAGGAAGGTTTCAGATAAACCATCTCCAAAAGATGAAGGTAAGCAAGAATCTGGAAGGAAGAATGAGAATAAGGGAACTAAAACTGGAAATAAACCCACTCCAAAGGCAAATCCTAAAACACCAGAATCTGGAAAGAAAAGGAAGGTTTCAGATAAACCATCTCCCAAAGATGAAGGTAAGCAAGAATCTGGAAAGAAGAATGTGAATAAGGGAACTGAAACTGGAAATAAACCCACTCCGAAGGCAAATCCTAAAACACCAGAATCTGGGAAGAAAAGGAAGGTTTCAGATAAACCATCTCCCAAAGATGAAGATAAGCAAGAATCTTCTCCCCCCAAGAGGACTGCAGCAGAAAAGATTGTTAAGGCTGGATATGATGCAGGACCGTCCAATAAGGAGAATAAACCTAAGGGAAAAGGTGACGCAAAAGATGGATTAGATCCGTTAGTCAAGAATATGGtcacaaaccaaaacaatataACAAAAAATGATGATATTTATCAGAAAATAATGGATGAAGCTCAAGATGGGACAGGATTGTCAGAAAATAAGAACGTGTcaaatggaaagaaaaaatCAGAAGACACGCCAGGTTCgtcaaagaagaaaaatatatcaaaaggTAAGTTTGTTGTAGACGAGAAAGCAGGTACATCAAGCAAAACGAAGCAAATGGGGATGATATTTATGTGCAGCTCAAAGACGAAGAAAGACTGCTACAGCTACAAGGTTCTTGGATTGCCTGCAGGCAAGAAGGATATAGTTCAGAAGATATACAAAGGGATGAGGCTTTTTCTATTTGACTTGGATCTGCGGGTGATGTATGGTATTTATAAAGCTGCAGGACCCGGTGGTTTCAACATTGAACCCAAAGCCTTCAAGTCAGCATTTCCATCTCAGGTTTACCACCTTCTTTGTTTAGCTATTCAACAATGGTCTAATTTATGTAGCTCGTCAAAGAAGCTACCAAAGAACTAAATCAGCTTTAGTTACAGGGGTTAGTATATATGAATCTTATGTTCTGTTTTTGGCATGTCCTTTTGTTTTGGTTAAGACAAGTGAATCATGAAAGAAGTGCATGCTTAAGTTCTGAAGTAATACAACCAGGATAGCTATGATATGTAAGGCTGAAACTAGCTGATGGGAATCTTACTGAAAATCAGAAGTAGTGGTTCCAAACACTGCTATTCTCtctgttttcatttttttggttgCAGAaatttcatgtatatatgaaGGCTAGTTTAGTTCAATGGTTGAAATGTAAATAGTATTagtattctttttctttttttgaaatgttaaaaGTTTGTATTAAATACTCTTGAATGTGGCTTCTAATAATACAAATCTGCATAGCATAATCTTGAACACGTGACCTGAAACTGAACTTTGTGTTCCTTGAACAACTTAATTATCACGCCACGTTGAAGTAGTTGCATAGTTTCTGATCtgtgattattttttttgctTTACGTAGGTGGCAATATAACTATAGTTTAGCTTTGTTCATTCCATGATTTGCTGACAGTAAGGTACCAAATTGTTTTTATTGGATAAATATTTGTGTAGGTCAGATTCAAAATTCAGCATGATTGCGAGCCTCTGGGGGAGGAAAAGTTCAAAAAAGTCATCAAAGACAACtattattataagaataaattCAGTGGTGAATTGAATTCTGAACAGGTGAGCTTTGATTCCCCTACCCCTAACCTATCTGGCTGGTATCATTTTAGAAGGTTTCTTTCTATAATAATTGCCAAATTTGCTCTGTCagtattattttgttttctgtAATTACATTCTTCCTTACTCACTACTACTACTACTGCACCATATAGGTGAACAATTTGTGCAAGCTTTTTCAAGCTAAAAGCAGAAAATCCAAGTCTGAGTTTGCAAGAGACATCAAACCTAAAAGAAACAGAGTAAGAGGAAACCGAAACCAAGACCAAGACCAAGACCGAAGAATTAGGTCACAGCTGTATCCAGATGAGGAGAGACGAGGACATGCAGTACGTCCTAACCACCACCATCAACATGGGTATGATGGGCGTTCTGCTGTGTATGGAAGAGAGGTGTACGtgtcaccaccaccaccacctgtAGCCCGATATCCACCTCCTCCACTGTTGGCTCCGTCAAGTCTAGAATTGGATATGTATAGACGGGACAGAGTGATTGAAGATCACGGATATAGCAGACGATCGGATTTGGAGATTGCTAGGCATGAATCCTACTTGCCATACAGCAGGCAGGAAGTAGTATTTCCTAtgtatcatcatcatcttcaatattCTGCAGTCAATGAACCAAGAAATCATCGTCTTCCTCTGCCAAATCCTCATCCTCCTCCTCCAGCCAGACAATCTTACGAGGAAGAATACCGTGGTGTTTAtcgtggtggtggtggtggtgctGCTGCTGTTGCATTCCCATCTGATGATTACcgtcatcgtcatcatcatcctGTGGCACTATCATCTGAGTATGGTCGTCACAGACATCTTTATAGACTTTAATTTGGGTTTGATGGGGAATAAAGTTGTTAGATCTTCCAAATATAGGTCAACCAAGATTGGTATAACTTTGCATGGGTACTTTGTCTTGTCCTTCCTTCTTCCCCTTCATTGGAATTCCCATACAATGCGGGTTCAGTAGTTAGTGCCCAAGTGAATGTTGCATGGATTTGGAACTTTTCAGAAAACTTTTGTTATGTCATAACCAGTCTCTGTTTGATCTTTTGACATATTCCTTGGCAAATTCcccttcttttttatttattggttAGGCTAATATTCCCCATCAATAATAtgtcttttttttaatctaattaacaCACTTTTCAATAACAACTTATACCCAACAAAAAGACTCTTCTCTTGGCCAGAGAATGTCCTCCCCACACACAACACCCCCCATATAAATGATGATGAAATTTGAAAGAAGCATTGCTTGGAAGTGAAACataatgattattattgatAAGTGTGACTTTTGACCTCCTCTAATTTCATTTTCTGCATGTAGTAAAGTTGCTTACTCATTAACAGTGTTTGTTTTATGGATAGTCTACAGGTCATGACATTAGTTTCATTATCTCTGCCTGACTTCTTGCTAAATTAAGGTATTGATTCTTTCTTTATTCATGTGAATCACTTTAAATTAGCTAGGACTTAGGAGAAGGATTCATTCTAGGATATATGTTCTTTTCAAAATGCTAGCTGTTTCCCTTGTAATTAATTTACCTTACCGACTGTCCCACATGCTTCTATAGCTATGGCTACGTAATAAATATGTCATCCTCTCCATCACTCTTTCTTAACTGGATCCAATCAACCATGTGAATGATTGGATGGGGATGCCAATCCAAACCAGCCCTTAGcaaaaaaggaagaaaagaaaGTCAAAATTCACCCCCTAGGCCTCCCCCACCCATGTATCCCTTTCAAAgtgttctttttcttttttgaaaattagtctGATTTGAATTGAGTGTTCCATATATAGTGTTTGAACCAGGGTCTATCATTCTCATTGTTTGGAGGActtctttctatatatatagatagctAGGTTGTTGTGGGTTATTGGTAGGTTATATGTGAAGGCCACTCAATTAACTTTAACAAATTGGGCATTTCCTTTAATAATTTTCAGCACATTACAAAGAAATATTGTTAATAGAACTTGCAATAACCATGGCCAAGGAAATGAACATCAAAGACTTGTAATTTAGACTACCAGAGTCTACCAATTAGATAAGACATTTCATGGACAACAAGAACAAACAGCACATTGGGTAGCTAAGAAATGCAATGAGACCATGTTACCAAGTAAAATTGAAGTAATTCAAACTTAGGTTTACTATAATTACAAATTGCTTCCACGAACGATTAATGAATGGAAAATATCTCAAAAAGAACATTCTAAATCGTGAGGGGCAAATTTTTGGTTCAATCTCTAGGTAAGAATCGTGAAAATAACTTACCTAAGTGGAGGATAAAGACAATCGAGGAACATTTTCTAAACATTTTTAACTTAGTACGATAAGAAAGATAGTGAAGGTAAACAACAAATCAAACGGACTAAGAAGGAAAGAGAAACAAAATACATAATACAAGATTTCGTACCGAATTTGGAGATCGATGACAAATAAAAGCTCGTATATGAAGGAGAACTCACATCGACTTAACAAAGAACCATAGTCGCAGAGAATTCTGAAATTTCAACTCGGTCTAGGGTTTAAAAATCGACTAAAACACTCTTAATATGGGTTGATGCgtattttaaatctatttatattattattatttttttatatagagagcaattttagaaaataatattttgtcacaattattaatgtaattatagttatattttaaaattgtttaaataaaatttactttatatatataaaaaaaattaattaaatattttttaaagtgaaaattaatcaaaaaatttaaCAGTACAAAAGAAATTTAGATTACTCATTTTTTTGCCAGCTACATTTCttgttgatttttattttatcacttttgccaaaatataatatgaaaaggGATTGTACATTTGTCAATGCATAGTAAAATGTGTAACaagtcttatatatatatttgaaatttggaatAGACCCATCAAAACGAAATTCCAGTAATTAAGGCTCGACAATCTTTATGTATCCTGTTCAAATGGGAGACCATACTTTATTATCCTTCTTTATTAAAAGAAGATATAACAAATTTAGAAGTGAAAAAAAAGAGAAGGatagatttataattttgagaagataataattaattttggtaaaaatattttaaaagtattttttttaattttttattattattattttttaatgaaggAGAACTAGTATGACACTCCACAGTAATGGccccccgcttaaactcaaagcgctttcaGATAGAATCAAACACGTaacattttgatctcttaagtcAACTCTCATCACTATGTTACCTTAGTGggtcaaaaatattaaagagtattgatatatataaataaaaaataataatttaaaatatagagtattttagtattttagttaatgattttaGTGATACGATGGATGAGGAGGGAATGAAATGGTGTTTGATTTTGTTCGTTATGTTATTGAGTTAGGTTAatatgttatttgaatttttaatttgttaaattattaaaatattaaatatttttaattaaattctcatttaaattatcttaaattgAAATGAGAGTTACAACATTAGATAAGGTTAGTTTTTTTCTACACAAAAAAATAGAGCTTTCTTGATAGaggttttagaatttttttttttttttgaatctaAGAACTAACATATATGTGACAATTATAATTGTTTGGCTTCAACTTATGATTGAGAATAGTGATTTTTATctcttaaaaatttattataatgagTTATGCTATTAGTTCgctgaattttttaaatattttaattgataaattgaattattgaaaagaaaatgtgtgatactttatttttgtaaattaattaaaacaaccacacaaaaatataattgaaaatgtTAAAGAATTAAGTTATATGTCTATAcacttataataattataattaagaattttaattatagaataaaattctatatataattCTCTTACtttctctaattaaaaaaaatacttctaataataattaatatttaaattagattaaaaaatattaattgtaatGTACTTATTAATGATCACAAGTTAGTAATATTCAAGATATAAGAAGAGGTGTTTTTGAAATTACcctaaaattttttttatacgatatttaaatattatttattagaattatatttttttttaatttatcatattatttaacatctaaattattattattttgattttattaatattattttataaattctttattataattaataataaataattcatctgaaacaaaaattatttacaatagAAATAACATTGGAaacaaaattatcttttaattagtttattattaacATGGTAACTTATTTTCATTTCCCTAAGAGATCAATGACTAATTAATGCATTCCTTCCTATTTGGTATTCTGGTCAATTTATTCATGATTCCatgactaattattttttatttagaattaagaGAATTAATATACACTCTCCATGTTCCTGCTTAAATTTAAAACACTCTTTTCCGATAGAATTGAACGTGTGtcattttgatctcttaaaacTAATATCACGAATAACATTactaattattttcaatacCAGTAAGAGGCAAAGAGCTGTCTTCGCTCTGAAAAGAAGTAATTTCATACTCCAACGGTTGCTGCCCAGAAGAAAAGAATGATATGGGTTTGGGTGGCATTTCAATGGCTTCCATATCGGCCAATAACATTTCTACAACCCTTGTCATAGATGGTCTATGCCTTGGATTTATTTGAATACACCATAATCCAACCATTGCAATCTTCTTCCTAATCATCATATCCTCTTCCTCATCAAGCTCAACAAAATTCTCTTTATGATTCTCCATGATAAGTAGTTTCTCATATACCCAATTCGGAAAGTAGTCATTGCTAGAACTACCCTCTTGTTGTTGAAGATCGAGTGGTCGGTCCTTTGCACCTGCCATTTCTAGCAGCAACATTCCAAAACTGTAAACATCAGATTTGTCAGAGGGCTTACCAAAGTTCCTCATGAATACCTCTGGAGCAATGTAACCTATAGTCCCTTTAGCACCCCCTGGCATGGTTATGGCACTCCGATTTCTTGAATAAGTCATGGCCAGGCCGAAATCAGATATCTTAGGACTGAAGTTGTGATCCAACAATATGTTTTGAGGCTTTATGTCTAGATGCAAGATCCTCACATCACAACCAATGTGTAAATACTCAATCCCATGTGCAACTCCAGTTGCAATTTCAAGCAGCTTTCTTTGTCTTATTGGACCGATAGACCCACCTAACAAGTCCCCAATTGATCCGTTAGGCATGAATTCATACACGAGAGCTTGATTCGATCCATCCCAAGAAAATCCCAGAAGACGAATGATGTTGAAATGGCGAATCATGCTGATGGTGGTTATTTCGTTTAGGAAATCACTACGGTCATGATCTCCTACATAGTTTTTCAACATCTTTACAGCAATTGGTGTTCCATCTCGAAGTGTGCCTTTGAATACACTTCCAAAGCCCCCCTTTCCCAGTTTCTCTTTGAATCCGTCGGTCATTTTATTCAAATCGTTGTAAGTGTAGCTTCTCAATACGCTGGATTGATATGTCTTTATGAACTCCTTTGCCTTTCTCTTAACTTCTACTTTTGCTTGTTTCTTTCTTCCGAAATAGGCTGAACACCACATTACCAGAGCTTTCCTTCTCTTAGTATTGAgtagtaaaaaaaatactattgtCAATATGCTTCCAGCAGCAATACCTTACAGTTACAGACAATGATATagagcaaaaaaaaaaatagagttaatgtaagaaaaaataaattcaaaacaaatagttttggagaattaaaaaaaaggcagaatataaacttttatttaaaaatcactgaactattattatattaagatacagggtaatataaaaattttgaacaaaaaGCTAAAGTAAAATGCTAGGATGAtgttcaaaatataaatgagagATGATTCTGGCACGATTCTTGGTTTGAGCATAAACTAATTGTTCTTAAGGAACAGTTTGAAAGAGCTCGAATAAGGCGGAATTGTCAAGTTGAGATCATAAATGGAAAATGGAATACCCTTTTGAATTGAATCCCATAAGGTATGAGAATCATAGAATCTATTCTAGCCTcacaatttaataattgtagGAATTCTCATTGTTGGATGGTTGAACATGATGGAAAGTTCGTTGCAAGTTTGGCTTGGGATACTATTCGGTACAAAGGAGACATTCGATCATGTTGTTTGGTCTCACAAGATTATTCCGAGGCACCAATTCATTATGTGGCCGGCTTTTTGGGAAAGACTTCTTACTTGTGATAGGCTTAAACATTTCATGAACATCCCTGATTCAAAGTGTCCTTTATGTGATGGCAATAAGGAAACTTTGAGTCATTTACTCGAGTGCTGCCATTTTTTCTTGGATTTGTGGAGTAGATTTGTTAAGTCCATGACTCACTCCAACTTTCCTAAAGAGTGAATGGATATGAAGGAAGTTGTAATTATAAAAGCGAAGGATAGTCAATTCTATACAAATGAGTTCAAATGTTGTTTTGCGTCTATTATTTACCATGTTTCGGCGGAATGAAACTCAAGGACATTTTCTAGGGTGAGATGCGATGTTGATAAAGTTtagaaaaacattattttttattgcaaTTCCTTCCTTCGTACTTGGAGACGAATACCCAAGAATGAACAAAATTGGAGTTTATGTCAAAATTGAAGCATCGATTATAATGAAGTCACCCATCTTTGTGATTTTAATGCGAGATGAAAACTCATGATTTCTTGGTAGTTCggttgtttagtttttttttttattgttgtacTCATTTCATTTATTCCGTGTgtgagatttttattttttttcaatttcgtTAGTTaagacaaatatttgttttggcTTAATACTAAAACTCGTTGGTTTtatcttttatgtttttttttaataagcaAACAGGAAGAGAAGAGATGGATACCTacaaatgataatgataatgagCTTCCatgtatttgattttgattttggttttgtCCTGCAAGTAAGtacaacatatatataacaaGTCTAATTATCATatgaaatgaagataattgATTTGATATAAACCATCATGAATGACTtgtaataaattgaaattttctctttaaataagacttcaaattttaaattatgattttgaatTGAGTTATGATTTAAGAGAGGGAAAAGAAACTCACCCACAGAGGCCATAGTCACAGAAGCAggctatattattattattattattattattatttgtagaaGAAGTTGCATCGTATACACAGCGTCCACCAAAGTCCGTAATACATTTGGTGCATTCcgggggaaatttgatgaaatggcccccataacaggggaaattccaaaaagggcccccgcctactaaagttggcaaaaagggcccttttgccccgcgaaatgtcggaaataccccttcggcgccatttcttacgctcaaagacgcgaattaccaatcacgcgattcatctaaatcgcgtgagttcatcaccgcgatttagatgaaacgcgtgattagtaattcgcgtttttaaatgtacgcgatttaccatgcacgcgatttaatctaaatcgcggtgatgaactcacgcgatttagattaaatcgcgtccatggtaaatcgcgtctttagtcgtatatataatatttcggccctaatttaaatcaaaaccaccccgattctccctcccactccgacttccaaaaccacgtcttctcaactgccgacttccttcaacatcgatcaagatcatcgttcctcaacatcgttcctcgtccaacatcttcgactttccaccgtctattcgacatcatcgtctttCCACCGTCTTTTTGACATATTCCggtgagtttagggcttaaTAGTTAGGGTTAGGTGTTGATGTGTATTATtccgtttatattgatttatattgatgtatttagggtttagggtttggttctggtttcgtttatgtgtgtaaatgcttttagggtatatgacgagtattgtatcagtgttcttattctgcatgcatgcatttcacgcttattcattcatttctcgtttaagaaatgacatttccgtttttgttatgtgcttgtgaagaaatggtatttagggttagggtttaacttttgctgctttactgcaccttaatagaATGGCAATGAGACAGGTTTCGTGTTTGTTATGTGCTtctgaagaaatggtatttagggttagggtttaacttttgctgctttactgcaccttattagaatgccaatgagacaggtttcgatgttatattaagaaatttagtCAACACGTGCTCCTAATTTGCCGTGCTGAATCAAAAGCCATAAATGATCCACACTGTATGTTCACTTTCTTGGACCATATTGCACTTGCTAtaggaagcaaatatatctttcacttttaccttgattgaatgcatttctaaaagttgatcaagtgttaatatgtttaattggaGGCTGAATCTAGATGAGTGTTCTTATATTGAATACATTGATTGTAAAATCCTTTTTGATGAGTGGATGACTCGGGAATATATATGTGCATCTATACACTAGATGCTATGATTGAACTGGACCAAACTATTTTCTGTCATGATTTATTCTgttccatttttgttgttggtcttactatttaattaaatacttattttgttttgctaatTATCATGGTGATCCCATCttcttccttgttttgtagatggagtccactacaatacccgagtttgctgggagggtatcctggaaaaccaatatgggaaatattgctgccaagtttgccaagatgaatctaactgaaagggtagaggaaacccaattcagattcttattcaaagggcacccgttactgcgtttctcaggaatgattatacaccacatgctcctcaggaagtccagctcaaattctatggagatgaagttccttgtgaatggagaagagctctgcttcgggatgagggagtttgcattggttacaggtctcaattttgggagattccctaatgagcaaacaattttcaaccaggttgaagaatctccaactttggttcttaaatattttaaacgtattccacttattagaatagcagaccttcattcaaaattcctgtcctgctctgatagggaagatgcatggaaattggggctggtataccttgtttcccattatctctttgcccttgacccgaggaggataataaatatgaaactcttcagcatggtcgatgacatcgacaccttcctcaattttccatggggaaaggtggcctttagagcaaccatgaagggtttgagcagagaccttgatcgctacaggacgctgtatctgcagaagaaggatgccgcctcggggaagaagaagaacaaagacaaagaaaaagatgtcgatgtttcttataccgtatatgggttcgcactagccttacaagtgtggacttatgaggtgatccaaacttttgtccccaatcttgcaattaaaacgacGCTTCAAACTGAAGATCCTGTCTGCCCAAgaataatacagtacaaatcaaagaggaagagcactgcctctgatcttcaaactgccctgcaaggcacgattgttaagcaaatggaattgtctgaagaagagaagatcttatatgctggggatgactttgaagatatgggaggtaatgtttatgatgtcttttttgatcttgactgcagaaagaggaaatttggagatattgacgatggagttcctcataaaaaaactgtcatgagg from Impatiens glandulifera chromosome 9, dImpGla2.1, whole genome shotgun sequence includes the following:
- the LOC124914296 gene encoding DNA ligase 1-like is translated as MDAGEAVTVPESNETEHQVVTLQEEICDVIKNNSTTIEGENSIGVLKEAVNHVTTVVETKQNDKTAIDGVEKLKESCENVEEKDGPDGNIVATIEDAKRVPNNVTTAVEGQEIDKTATDVVDKLEGNSKEVEGVNANNSDAGPTEEKAKYNNSEEVDEVEDMDNDEVEENEEVEEGKHDENSTQIKDKGETVSGDANEEDVNVNSEKKVDEENTILVKRDKESVVVVGSKMDEKLGGNCRKKNENKGTKTGNKPTLKANPKTPESGKKRKVSDKPSPKDEGKQESGRKNENKGTKTGNKPTPKANPKTPESGKKRKVSDKPSPKDEGKQESGKKNVNKGTETGNKPTPKANPKTPESGKKRKVSDKPSPKDEDKQESSPPKRTAAEKIVKAGYDAGPSNKENKPKGKGDAKDGLDPLVKNMVTNQNNITKNDDIYQKIMDEAQDGTGLSENKNVSNGKKKSEDTPGSSKKKNISKGKFVVDEKAGTSSKTKQMGMIFMCSSKTKKDCYSYKVLGLPAGKKDIVQKIYKGMRLFLFDLDLRVMYGIYKAAGPGGFNIEPKAFKSAFPSQVRFKIQHDCEPLGEEKFKKVIKDNYYYKNKFSGELNSEQVNNLCKLFQAKSRKSKSEFARDIKPKRNRVRGNRNQDQDQDRRIRSQLYPDEERRGHAVRPNHHHQHGYDGRSAVYGREVYVSPPPPPVARYPPPPLLAPSSLELDMYRRDRVIEDHGYSRRSDLEIARHESYLPYSRQEVVFPMYHHHLQYSAVNEPRNHRLPLPNPHPPPPARQSYEEEYRGVYRGGGGGAAAVAFPSDDYRHRHHHPVALSSEYGRHRHLYRL
- the LOC124916294 gene encoding rust resistance kinase Lr10-like codes for the protein MWCSAYFGRKKQAKVEVKRKAKEFIKTYQSSVLRSYTYNDLNKMTDGFKEKLGKGGFGSVFKGTLRDGTPIAVKMLKNYVGDHDRSDFLNEITTISMIRHFNIIRLLGFSWDGSNQALVYEFMPNGSIGDLLGGSIGPIRQRKLLEIATGVAHGIEYLHIGCDVRILHLDIKPQNILLDHNFSPKISDFGLAMTYSRNRSAITMPGGAKGTIGYIAPEVFMRNFGKPSDKSDVYSFGMLLLEMAGAKDRPLDLQQQEGSSSNDYFPNWVYEKLLIMENHKENFVELDEEEDMMIRKKIAMVGLWCIQINPRHRPSMTRVVEMLLADMEAIEMPPKPISFFSSGQQPLEYEITSFQSEDSSLPLTGIENN